The genomic stretch GCTGGCACTGCACTGGTTCAATCCGGTTGCGTGGCGGGCGTTCCGGGCCTTTCGCGCCGACCAGGAAATGGCGTGCGACGCACTGGTGCTTGCGGGCCGCGCCCAGGCGCTGCGCCATGCCTATGGCCGCGCCATCGTGAAATCCGCGCATGGCGGCGCCGTCTCCGCCGCCTGTCACCTGCACACGATCAACGAAGTCAAAGGGAGGTTACGCATGCTTTCGAAGACCAACCGGCCGTCGCCCGCACGGATCGCAACCGGGCTGCTGGGCGTGAGCGCGCTGTCGCTTGCCGCGCTCGGGCTCACGGCATCGGGCACCCAGGCGGCGGCGGAAATCCGCACGTCGATGGGCAAGGGGATCGGCGCGATCGCGCAGAACCTGCCCGCGCCGCCCGCGCCCCCCGCCGCCGCCGCGGCGCCCAGCGCTCCCGCCGAGGCAGACGCCCCGGAAGCGCCGGCTGCACCCGCCGCCCCCGTCGGCGCACGCACGATCAGCACCACGACGACGACCACCGACAAGGACGGCAAGCGCGTCAAGAAGATCGTGCTCGTGCGCAGCGACGGCGAGCGCAAGGAAATCACGCTGCCCGATACCGAGGCGATGCTCGCGTCGATGCCCGAAGTGCGCAACGCCAAGTGCGGCGCCGGTTCGGAGGCGACGGTCGAGACGCAGAGCGCCGGTGGCAAGCGCATCATCACGATCTGCTCCGACCGGATCGAGCGGATCACCGCTAGCGCAAACGCGACGGCGATGCGGAGCAAGGCGTTCGGGCTCCAGACCGCGATGATGAGCCTGCGCCACGCGCGGATGTCCATCCAGAACGAAACGAGCATGACCGAAGAGCAGCGCGCCAACGCGCTGTCCGGCATCGACGAAGCGATCGCCGAAATCGCCGAGCAACAGTCCGAGAAGGACTGACGAGACGGGAGGGCGGCTTTTCGTTTTCGCGTTCACTCGGAAAGCCGTTCTTCGGCGGGGCCGGCCGGTCTCCAACTCCTTCGCGGCCGGCCCCGTCACCCGCTCTTGTGTTCTCGCGGCTTAGCCGCCATTTCGCAGGGCATGATCGATGCCCCAACTGGCGTGGCGCTCGCCATCGAGCCGCTGGTGACGCGGGTGCTGGCGCCCAATCCGTCGCCCTTCACCTATACCGGCACCCAGACCTATCTGGTCGGCACGAGCGACCTGGCGGTGATCGATCCCGGCCCCGCCGAGCCTGCGCATCTGGCGGCGCTGATGGCGGCGATAGGCGGGCGACCGGTGGCGGCGATCGTCTGCACCCATACCCACCGCGACCATAGCCCCGCCGCCGCGCCGCTAAAGGCCGCGACCGGTGCCCCGATCATCGGCTGCGCGCCGCTGTCGCTCGACGATGCCGGGCCGCGCGCCGATGCCGCGTTCGACACGAGCTATGCCCCCGATCGCGTGCTGGCCGATGGCGAGAGTATCGCGGGGGCGGGTTGGACGCTGACCGCGGTCGCCACGCCCGGACACACGTCCAACCATTTGTGCTTCGCGCTGGCGGAGACGGGGGCGCTGTTCAGCGGCGACCATGTCATGGGCTGGTCGACTACGGTGGTCGCGCCGCCCGATGGCGACATGGCGGCGTATATGGCCAGCCTCGCGCGGCTGATGGAGCGCGAGGACCGCGTCTATTACCCCGCGCATGGCGAGCCGATCGAGCGGCCGCAGCGCTTCGTGCGCGGGCTGATCGGGCATCGCAAGCAGCGCGAGGGGCAGATTTTGCGGCTGCTGGGCGAGGAATCGCGCCCGGTTCCGGCGATGGTCGAACGCATGTATGTCGGGCTGGACCCGCGGCTGACCGGCGCGGCGGGGCGATCGGTGCTCGCGCATCTGATCGACCTGCGCGCTCGCGGGCTGGTGTCGGAGGAGGACGGCGTGTGGAAGAGGGCCGCGTAAGAAACTGGGGCTGTGCCAAGTTCCTGCTGCTGCTCGTCGCGCTGCTGGTCTCGATCGGCGCGGGCTTCTGGTTCCTGGGCGATACGGTCAAGCGCCAGTTTTTGGGCGGCAGCGATCCGGTGACGGTCGCGCAGGCGAGCCTGGAGGGGCTGCGCGAGCAGAACCGGCTGTCGACCTTTGCCGCGCGCTATGTCGCGGTGGTGACGTCGAAACAGTCGCGGCTGGGGCTGACGGCGGAAAAGACGCTGATCATGCCGGGATCGGTGCGGTATGAGGTCGACATGTCCAAGCTCCGGCAGGAGGATCTGGACTGGGATGCAGAGGCCAAGAGGCTGCGCATCACGCTGCCCGCCGTCGAAGTGGTCGGGCCCGCGGTCGACCTCGATACCCTGCGCGAATATGGCAATGGCGGCATCCTGATGCGCGTCACCGACGTCGAAAGCGCGCTCGACGCCGCGAACCGCAAGGCGGGGCAGGCCGAACTGGTCCGCCAGGCGCGCGAGGCCACCCCGATGAAGCTGGCCAAGGACGCGACGCGCCGCGCGGTGGCGCAGAGTTTCGCGATGCCGCTCAAGGCGGCGGGGATCGACGCGACCGTGGAGGTGCGGTTCGCCGACGAAGCCCGCGGCCCCAGCGAGCGGTGGGACGTGTCGCGCCGCCCCGAAGAAGTTATCGCCAACAAGTGGTGACCCGTTGAGGCACTAGGCGAAAACATGTATCTTCCGGGTATCGCAGAATCCCGGGGGGTGATATGGCGACGATTGCAGATCCGACGATAACCGAACCGCTGCCGCGTGCAGGCAGTCGAGACCGCTTTTTCCTGTTTCTTTCGCTGGCGATGTGCGTCGTCATTGTCGGTGGCTTCTCGCTTAACCTGGCGATGGGCCGTTCGAGCTTCGGACTGCCGCTGATCTACCACGTCCACGCCTTTATCTTCATGGGATGGCTCGCAATCTATCTGGCGCAGACCGGGCTGGTCGCGTCGGAGAATGTGCGGGTGCATCGCCGGCTCGGCTGGATCGCGCTGGGCTGGGTGCCGCTGATGGTGGTGTTGGGGATGGCGATCACGCTCCATTCGGTGCGCACCGTCGGTGGACCGCCGTTCTTCGCGCTGCCCGAATTCGCGTTTGGGAACCCGGCGGGGCTGGTCTGCTTCGCGGGGCTCGTATTTGGGGCGATCGCGCTGCGCCGCCGGTCGGACTGGCACAAGCGGCTGATGATCTGCGCGGTGGCGGTGCTGACCGGGCCTGGTTTCGGGCGGCTGCTGCCGATGCCGTTCCTGATTCCCTGGTCCTGGGTGGTCGCGGCGCTGATTGCGCCCGCGATCTTTCCGGTCATCGGAATGGCCCGCGACTGGATGCGAACGCGCCGGGTGCACCCGGCGTGGCTATGGGGATGGGGCGCGATGATCGGGACGTTCGCGGTCGGCGAAGTCCTTGCATTTACGCCGCTCGGCACCGCCGCCGCGCAGGCGATCGTCGCGGGCACGCCGGGGGCCGAGCGCCCGTTCGCCGCCCATTTTCCCTGAGCCCCAGCCTTGATCCCACGCGCGGGGCGGGCCATGTGCCCCGCACGGCAAGGGAGAGCGGCACTATGGACGCGCGTAACGGTATCGGCGGAAGCCTGAGCGGGCTCGACCTGCGCGCGGAGATCGATCGGCTGCGCAAGGAGCGCAATGCGGTCATCCTCGCGCATTATTACCAGAAGCCCGAATTGCAGGACCTTGCCGATTTCGTCGGCGACAGCCTCGACCTCAGCCGCAAGGCCGCCGAGACCGATGCCGATGTCATCGCGTTCTGCGGCGTGCGGTTCATGGCGGAGACGGCGAAGATACTGTCGCCGGAAAAGATCGTGGTGCTGCCCGACATGGATGCCGGGTGCAGCCTCGAGGATAGCTGCCCGCCCGCGCAGTTCGCCGCGTTCCGCGCTGCGCACCCCGATCACATCGCGCTGACCTATATCAACTGCTCGACCGAGGTGAAGGCGCTGAGCGACATCATCGTCACGAGCTCGTCCGCCGAGAAGATCCTCAGCCAGATTCCGCGCGACCAGAAGATCATCTTCGGCCCCGACAAGAATCTGGGGGGCTATCTCCAGCGCACATTGGGGCGCGAGATGCTGTTGTGGCCGGGCGTGTGCATCGTCCATGAGGCATTCAGCGAGACCGAGCTGCTCAAGCTGCGCGCGCAGCATCCCGGCGCGCCGATCGCCGCGCACCCCGAATGCCCGCCGCATATCCTCGACCATGCCGATTATGTCGGGTCGACGCGCGGCATCCTGGAATTCGCCCAGTCCTTCCCCGGCCAGACGCTGATCGTCGCGACCGAGCCGCACATCATCCACCAGATGGAAAAGGCGCTGCCGGACAAGCAGTTCATCGGGGCGCCGGGCGCGGACGGCAACTGCAACTGTAATATCTGCCCGTATATGGCGCTCAACACGATGGAGAAGCTCTACCTCGCGCTGCGCGACCTGACGCCGCGGATCGAGATCGAAGAGGGGCTGCGGCTCCAGGCGAA from Sphingomonas hengshuiensis encodes the following:
- a CDS encoding M56 family metallopeptidase, with the translated sequence MIGWAVETFIATTLLMLLVLAIRAPVRRSFGPHLAYALWLLPVIRLLMPPLPGEWQLSRLVAPLARDAAAAPGITVGVMNPATLPPEAASHAVIAQVDLLGHQGGVALVPPTAVADGPSLIMLLLGLWAIGALLFLAYHLVAHRRFCARLLRRARVDRTVAQGKVRVIETDAAHGPLAFGVFRKYVAFPRDFAERYDAQERDLALAHELGHHVRGDLIANWVALLVLALHWFNPVAWRAFRAFRADQEMACDALVLAGRAQALRHAYGRAIVKSAHGGAVSAACHLHTINEVKGRLRMLSKTNRPSPARIATGLLGVSALSLAALGLTASGTQAAAEIRTSMGKGIGAIAQNLPAPPAPPAAAAAPSAPAEADAPEAPAAPAAPVGARTISTTTTTTDKDGKRVKKIVLVRSDGERKEITLPDTEAMLASMPEVRNAKCGAGSEATVETQSAGGKRIITICSDRIERITASANATAMRSKAFGLQTAMMSLRHARMSIQNETSMTEEQRANALSGIDEAIAEIAEQQSEKD
- a CDS encoding MBL fold metallo-hydrolase, with amino-acid sequence MIDAPTGVALAIEPLVTRVLAPNPSPFTYTGTQTYLVGTSDLAVIDPGPAEPAHLAALMAAIGGRPVAAIVCTHTHRDHSPAAAPLKAATGAPIIGCAPLSLDDAGPRADAAFDTSYAPDRVLADGESIAGAGWTLTAVATPGHTSNHLCFALAETGALFSGDHVMGWSTTVVAPPDGDMAAYMASLARLMEREDRVYYPAHGEPIERPQRFVRGLIGHRKQREGQILRLLGEESRPVPAMVERMYVGLDPRLTGAAGRSVLAHLIDLRARGLVSEEDGVWKRAA
- a CDS encoding DUF4230 domain-containing protein produces the protein MEEGRVRNWGCAKFLLLLVALLVSIGAGFWFLGDTVKRQFLGGSDPVTVAQASLEGLREQNRLSTFAARYVAVVTSKQSRLGLTAEKTLIMPGSVRYEVDMSKLRQEDLDWDAEAKRLRITLPAVEVVGPAVDLDTLREYGNGGILMRVTDVESALDAANRKAGQAELVRQAREATPMKLAKDATRRAVAQSFAMPLKAAGIDATVEVRFADEARGPSERWDVSRRPEEVIANKW
- the nadA gene encoding quinolinate synthase NadA, producing MDARNGIGGSLSGLDLRAEIDRLRKERNAVILAHYYQKPELQDLADFVGDSLDLSRKAAETDADVIAFCGVRFMAETAKILSPEKIVVLPDMDAGCSLEDSCPPAQFAAFRAAHPDHIALTYINCSTEVKALSDIIVTSSSAEKILSQIPRDQKIIFGPDKNLGGYLQRTLGREMLLWPGVCIVHEAFSETELLKLRAQHPGAPIAAHPECPPHILDHADYVGSTRGILEFAQSFPGQTLIVATEPHIIHQMEKALPDKQFIGAPGADGNCNCNICPYMALNTMEKLYLALRDLTPRIEIEEGLRLQAKKSLDRMLEMASGTVGQGDLGPVPVAEPAVGGPVDKGD